The genomic region TCAGTGATGAAATACATATTAGTTTTGATGCTCTAACGCTCTTAGATGTGGTAAAGtggtaaataaatgcagtacaaCTTTATTGTCAACCGGACACAAACACATACTTCACAGCATAGAAGTCTAAGTCTAAGATCTGAAATTTGAGATTAGTTTTAAAGCCTTTATAAACTGAAGCAGAAGTTTTAAAAATCCACTCGGATTCCactttttgtaatgtttgtcCTGTGGTGCCCTCTAGCGCTGAAagctttattttaccatttctAATGTGAAAGATTATGTATGGTTGAGTAAATCGGTTTAACGTAAATAatcagttatttattattattatttaattattatttattattaataataaaattgttttttgtcATAGATTCCTATTATAGACGTTTTTCTGATTAATTATAAACTACATTAATTGacttttttcaataatattagtcatgtatgtttttttcatgcCATGCTAATTCTAATTAGCTTTCTAAAGCCAGccatatgtttttttgtaaaaggaAGCTTTATGTTGTTCAAGTGTAaggactgtaaaaaaaactatactgtaaaatattcttaataattcatatgaatAGAAGTAAATATATGAGTATAGTATAAGTATAGATGTTTCATTAGTTTTCGTAATTTACTAtcgtaatttaatttatttttttttacacatttttaccgTACATTATTCCCTAGCACTCCGAGTCAAAGGCCCCTTTAAATGTGgtcatttagtttaaattatattatctgAAGAGCTCTGTTGCCGGTATTTTTATGATCGTGCCTTGATCTCTTTCACCTGCAGTCAATTGGCTGATCCACAGGGCGGCGCTGCTAATTTATCAAAGCGCACGTTCCAGGAGACGGCGTTCAACGAAGAAGCGAGAACGGATTTGATCTCCCAGAATGCCCTTCGCTTCCTCTTCCCTTCCGCGGCCTGAGAACGTAAGTGCCGTTTACAATCACACCGCGGCGATGTTCAAAATAATCCCTTTTGTATCGCCATCATCGCGGGTTTTAATGTCCAAATGATACAACTACATGTTTACTTAGTTTGTATTTGACGTTCTCAGAGAATATGACCGGTAAAGTTTAATTCCTAATGGGTTTTTTTGCTAGATGGGTTGTCGCCTGTGCTCTGCCATTTTCTAATGTAGGCATTGCACAATCACCCGTCTTTAGGTGAACGTTATCTACATGTGAagaatcttatttattttaagctgaTGTTTGCACTATATAACCTTTTGTAGTTAGAAGTTTAGCATATAGCTTACAAATGTACGACATGGCTGCGATGATGACTGACTTAGGACACTTTTGATGAATTCATGATACGAAATAAATGTTGCGTTTTTTCTGAGCAGCCATGTTTCTAGCTCGTGAGGTGAAGTAGGCTCTCAACTGTAGTGTTTACTTGGTTACTTTCTCCTACGTTATGTCTAAGCTTCCTATGTCGTTTTCTGACTCTCTCTAGATCTCTGAAAATGGTCCGCTACTCGCTCGACCCAGAGAACCCGACTAAATGTGAGTTGGCAGCTGCTTTAAACTGCTGTTTAAGATTGCTCTGTATTGAACTTGCTTAGTAATTGTGACACTGTTCAACAGCATGCAAGTCGAGGGGCTCCAACCTCCGTGTTCACTTTAAGGTAAGTTATACTGCTGACAGCTCGTTATTGCGCCCCGAACAGAGTGCAAATAGTGTATTTTTGTCCCAACAAAGATTCTTCACTTTAGAAGGTTTTTGAAACTTATGTTTTATCTTTATGTCCTCCTGAAGGTAAACACGCCTCAAATTCATTCGAAGTTATTAATCCATTAATGTTTACCAAAGTAAGCTTTAAACATGTATAgtgagtgaaaatgttttattgaagttGACTTGATTGTCATCTTTTAACACAGGTATTCAACACTTCCTAAGGGCCCACTGTTCTGCAGAGTTTCAAACGCACCTGAAGCACCTAATCATGCTCCTTTAGACTGCTTGAAAATAGCagtaacaaaataaactttGCAGGAAAGTGGGTCCCCAGGAGCAGGGTTGAAGACCTGCTTCAACAtactgatgcttttttttctctaaacgTTAGTATTCCTACCCCTTTGTTTAATTGATAGTTGCACTCTGTATCGGTGTGATCACATTTAGCAGATGGCTGCAATGATGACCAACTTAGGACACTTTTGATGCAttcatgaaaacaaataagTTGCGTATTTCTGAGTGGCCGTGTTTCTAGCTTGAGAGGGTGACGTGGGCTGGTTTATTTGGTTACCGGTTAAGCGTTTTCTTTTAATGTGGTCCTCAGAACACCCGTGAGACCGCCCAGGCCATCAAAGGCATGCACATCCGTAAGGCTAACAAGTACCTGAAGGATGTTATCGTGAAGCAACAGTGTGTTCCCTTCCGTCGTTACAATGGTGGTGTTGGCCGCTGCGCTCAGGTGAGGTTTGTCCTGTTTTAATGCTGCTCCATGTTGCTGTAATGACCATTTTGCAATACCTTTTGGAATTGACCCTGAAAAATTAGTCTAcaagttcaaaagtttgggtttggTCAAGTCCCATGCTTGTTTAATTGTAGTATTGCAGGAATATTCAGATTTATTGAGCTACAATTTTAACACTGTTTTGAGTATTTTGAACAATTTGAGTATTAATGTAGCTTGTTACTCTAGTCATGTCAAatgatccatcagaaatattttttttccttcccccAGATGAGCAGTTACTGACACTTAAGAAATTGAGTCTAACTTACCCACTCTGAACCGTCAATCAATAAATCTTAACATGTTGCTTTTAAAGTATAGTATGAAATAATGAAGAGCACTTgagaacttgtttttttttttttttctgtttttaggcTAAGCAGCATAACTGGACTCAGGGACGTTGGCCCAAGAAAAGTGCCGAGTTCCTGCTCCACATGCTGAAGAACGCAGAAAGTAATGCTGAGCTCAAGGTAAGATTGTATGAACCATGACGGTAAACCTTTAGAATTAAAATCTGTATGATTTGGACATTTCGGCTCACCTGAACGCAGCTTTCACTAGGGCTGTTTCATCCCTCTTCTTGATC from Puntigrus tetrazona isolate hp1 chromosome 21, ASM1883169v1, whole genome shotgun sequence harbors:
- the rpl17 gene encoding 60S ribosomal protein L17, encoding MVRYSLDPENPTKSCKSRGSNLRVHFKNTRETAQAIKGMHIRKANKYLKDVIVKQQCVPFRRYNGGVGRCAQAKQHNWTQGRWPKKSAEFLLHMLKNAESNAELKGLDVDSLVIEHIQVNKAPKMRRRTYRAHGRINPYMSSPCHIEMILTEKEQIVPKPEEEVSQKKKVSQKKLKKQKLMARE